A stretch of the Artemia franciscana unplaced genomic scaffold, ASM3288406v1 Scaffold_2638, whole genome shotgun sequence genome encodes the following:
- the LOC136042976 gene encoding endoplasmic reticulum chaperone BiP-like translates to MKIPVLLILFALVYYLDGRKEEESFEEKVEARNELKSYLYSLKNKVVDMGELRKFGAKLLDIDVSDKKSYVYQMDYAYEKKVVPWFHAVYWINKKIKWLEDNQDKEASEFKRVKKEFENNFMFLESPITNYQFKLGIIKLLKYLELLALEDYMDSTFLKLYQEHGGASAEMPKDEHEWDEL, encoded by the exons ATGAAGATTCCAGTGCTGCTCATCTTATTTGCTTTGGTTTATTATCTAGATGGCAGAAAGGAGGAAGAATCATTTGAAGAAAAGGTTGAAGCTCGCAATGAACTTAAATCCTATCTTTACTCATTGAAGAATAAGGTTGTTGACATGGGCGAACTTCGTAAATTTGGAGCAAAATTGTTAGATATAGATGTATCAGATAAGAAATCTTATGTTTATCAGATGGATTATGcatatgaaaag AAGGTTGTCCCCTGGTTTCATGCGGTATATTGGATCAATAAGAAGATAAAGTGGCTAGAAGATAATCAAGATAAGGAGGCGTCAGAATTCAAACGGGTtaagaaagaatttgaaaataacttcATGTTTTTGGAATCACCAATTACCAATTACCAATTCAAATTGGGAATTATCAAATTACTCAAATACCTAGAATTGTTGGCACTGGAAGATTACATGGACTCTACTTTCCTAAAACTCTACCAAGAACATGGCGGTGCTAGCGCTGAGATGCCTAAGGACGAACATGAATGGGACGAACTTTGA